The genomic stretch GTCCCGCTCTACACCCTCCTCGGCAGGGAGGAGTCGGTGCGGTTCCTGAACCATCCGGAGGACTACGCCGACGCCTTCAGCGGCTGCCTCAGAGATGCGGGGGAGGTGTCCGTTTGTGCCCAGATGCCCTGACGCGGGCGAGCACACGCTCCTGGACCGCGGTCTCCGCCTTCCACTCGTTTTTTTCCAGAGCCTGAAGGGCACTGTCGATCTCTGGATAGGAATGCCCCAGTTCGGCCTCGTCGGTCTGACCGGCCCAGAGCCCTGCTGAGGGTGCCCTGGTGAGGATCCGTTCCGGGAGCCCCATTTCCCGCCCCACCTCAAACACCTCCGTTTTATAGAGGTGGAGGATGGGCTGGATGTCGGCGGCGGCGTCACCGTGTTTTGTGCAGTAACCGAGCAGATATTCGGTCCTGTTCGATGTGCCGCAGACCAGGCGCCCCTCGCGGTTCGCCACGGCATAGAGGATCGCCATCCTGGTCCTGGCCATCAGGTTGCCGGTGAGGTAGGGGGTCTCGGTCAGCCCCGGGTAGCCGCGGTATGCCTCCATCACCGGTTCGATCGAGAGGTTCCTGTACTCGATCCCGATGGCCCGGCAGAGGTTTTCGGCGTCCTCGATATCCTCCTGCCGGGTTACGGCGCTCGGAAGGGTGAGTCCGACCACCCGTTCGGGGCCGATTGCACGGGCGGCAAAGGCGGCGGCGACTGCAGAATCAATACCTCCACTGACGCCGACAACGATGCCCGCAGCCCCGGCGCTCCAGACGGCGTGGCGTATCATGCCGTCCACCGCCTCCATAACACATCCAATCCTCTCTATCATAGCAGGAGCTGCATCCCAGGGGGGAAGCGCCTCTTCACCTCTGCGTACAGAGATGCGTTCGGTGTGTAATAGATTATTGGGGATTCAGATGAACCTGATAAAACGGCGGATGGCCGCAGGGTCGCCGACGGCGATGACGGCGTCGCCCTGCATCACTGTCTCGTCCGGTGCCGGACCGACGAGCGCCCGTCCCTCCCCTTCGATGCCGGCGATCCTGACGCCGCACCGCCGTTCGACCGTTTTCACCCTCACCTCGCTTCTCTTCAGTGCCCGCCGCATCACCACCCGTCCTCCGTCAGGGAGGTCGAGGAGCACCCGCACGATCCCGGCGAGGATGATGTCGGCGATGCTCTGACCGCCGATCGTCGGCAGCAGGGAGACGTAGTCGGCGCCTGCAAGGTAGAGTTTGTCGACGGCGGCATGGGAGTTTGCCCGTGCCAGGATCCGCAGGTCCGGGTTCAGGTTGCGGGCCATCAGGGTGGTGAAGACGGTGGCGTTGTCATCGTTCAGTGCCACGATGCAGGTCGTCGCCTCCTCGATGCGGGCGGCACGGAGGGCCTCCTCGTCCTCCGCCTCGCCGATGACATTGACGCGGTGGTCCTGCCGGTCGATGACCGTGCACTCCACACCGGCGTTGCGGAGTTCCCGGTATGCCGCCCGTCCCACATCCCCGTAACCCGCGATGACGGCGATCTCGTTCTCCTGTGCCTCGCCTGCGATCTCTTCCCTGAAGGCGCGGTTGATGTCCTCCTCCCGCCCCAGCAGGAAGAGCATCGTCGAGGCGTCGATCCGGTCCTCCCCGCGGGGGAACCGGTCAAACGATCCGCCCTTCCAGAAAAAGAGTACCGATATCCCGTAGCGTTCCGGAAGCGCCAGATCGGCGAAGGTGCGTCCGACGGCGCGGGAACCGGCCATCACGGGGACGCTCACCAGGGAGAGCAGGGAAAGACCGCTTTCCGTCTCGGCCGCTGTCCGGGATATGCCGAGAATGGTCTCGCCCGGACTGCCGGTGATGGCATGTCTGCCCAGGATCCGCCCTGCAACGGTCTTCGGGGAGAGGACGTACTCGGCGCCCGCATACCGGAGGTAGCGGTCATAGCCCAGGTTGTCCACCACGGCGATGATCCGGGCCTTTGTCATCCCCCTGACCCCCAGGATCACCGAGGCGGCGACCCCTTCGCGGGCACAGACCACCACGCTCCCGGCATCCGCAATCGATGCATTCCGCCAGGTTTCGGCGTCGGAAAAGTCCCCCCAGATGATTGCGGCCTGTTTTCTGTATCTCTGGAGGAGGTCTTCTGCCCTGCTGCGGTCCTCCTCCACGATCACCAGCGGCAGGTCGGCGATCTCCAGACTCTCGATCAGGGCCCTGATCCCCTCCCCTGACCCGACGATCACCACATGGTTCTCCATGGGTGCGGGCAGGCGGCGGGGCGGGGATGCGCGGATGTGTTCGGAGAGAGCGGGGGCGAGGAGGAGGGGAATGAACATGAAGATCAGGAACACCCCACTGATGATCATCACGATGGTGAACAGGATGGTGTATTCGCTCTCGAAAGGAAGGAGATCGCCATAGCCCACGGTGGTCACGGTCTCCACCACAAAGAGCACCGCCTCCTCCCAGGAGATCGCCTCCCCTTCCCAGACCGGATAGACCATATGCAGAATGACGGTGAAGACGAGGAGATATGCGGTGAACAACCCGAGGAAAAACAGGATGCGTGTTCTGGAGGATGATGTGAACCGTTTCCAGAGCGGGATTACCCTGCTCATCCTCCCCTCGCCTCCCGGATCAACTGGCAGGATCGGCAGACGCCGCTGAAGGGTTCGCCGCACTCCGGGCAGACCTGCAGGTCTGCCTCACCGGCATTGCAGATCTCGGGCACCTGATCGCCGAGGTTCTTCAGTGCATATTTCGTGGCCGGATGCCGCCATGCGTATTCGTTCAGGATAGCCCGGACATCTGAACGCAGGGCATTGTGGGCATAGGGGCATGACGCCTCCTCGAATCGCCCGATAGTGAGGTGGGCGTAGAGCGCCACCTCGCGCTCCGGGACGCCGGCAAAGGGTTTGATCCGCCGCACCACCCCTGGCAGCGGCGCCGGTCGGCGGATCAATCGTTCCGCATCGCCGCGCAGCACGTTCATCAGCACCGACTGCGCCTCGTCGTCCAGGTTCATTCCCATCGCCAGTTTCGTGGCGCCCAGGTCGCGGGCTGCCGTGTTCAGGCAGTGGCGGCGGATCACCCCACAGTAGGTGCAGGAGAGGGCGTCGCCTCGCATCTCGACGATCCGGTCGGTGGTGGTGCCGGCGATCTCCTGGAAGGTGACGCAGTGCCAGGGCACCCCGCAGGCCTCGGCGATCTGGTGCGCCTGTTCCGGGTGGCGGTATCCGGCGATCCCCTCGTCCACCGTCAGGGCCAGGATGGAGACGTCGCGGCGCTCCCCGAAGGTGCGGGTGAGAAAACGGAGCAGGGCGGATGAGTCCTTTCCGCCGGAGAGGGCGACGGCGATCACGTCGCCGGAGACGATCATCCGCTTCTGGCGGATCTCCCGTTTCGCCTTCGCCTCAAGGTCGGCGATGAAGTGGTCGCGGCAGAGGTGGAGACCTGAATAGCGCTGCAAGACTACGGCTTCCCGTCTGCACTTTGAGCACTGCATTGCCCCGACCCAGTCAAACATTTATCCTCCTGTCAGATATAACCTGAGGTACTCATGCCGCTTTCTCCAGAATATGTCAGACGACTGCACAAATACGACCTTCGTGTTCTTCTCGCCCTTGAACGATTGATGCAGCGCTACGAATGGGTGCCGGACGATGTGCTCAGGGCAGCGGCGCGGCTCTCGGAGAAGGAGCTCGCCTTCCGTCTGGCGCGCCTGATCGAGTGGGATATGGTCAGGCACGCCACCGTCCCCTATGCCGGATATGCCCTGATCTTTCCGGGCTATGATGCGATCGCCCTGCATACCCTCTCGCAGCGCGGCTCGGTCTCGGCCCTTGGCTCCCTGATCGGTGTCGGAAAGGAGTCGGAGGTCTTTTCAGGTCTCGGCCTTGGCCCCGTGGTGCTGAAGTTCCATCACGTGGGGCAGCAGTCGTTCCAGGCGGCCAGAAAGGAGCGGGGATATATGCCGGAAGGTGCTCACTGCCCCTGGATCTTCGCCTCGGCCCGTTCCGCCGAGCAGGAGTATGCCGCCCTCCAGCGGCTTTCTCCCGATGTGGCGGTCCCCCTGCCGATCGACCGCTCCCGCCATGTGATCGTGATGTCCGAGATCCCGGGCGCCACCCTGAACCGCTGCACCCTGGAGGCACCGGAGGAGGTGCTCGACGAGGTCCTGGAGAATGTCAGGATCGCCTACCGGAAGGGGGTGATCCACGGCGATCTCTCGGAGTTCAATATCATGGCCGGTGACGACGGCGTCTGGCTCATCGACTGGCCGCAGTGGATCGCCACCGATCACCCGAACGCGGAGGCGCTCCTCCGCCGCGACCTTGAGAACGTGCTCAGGTATTTTAACCGGAAATACCGGATAGAGTATCCCACCGAGGAGGCGGTGGGAGTGGTGATCGGGTGAAGGTCTTCGGGATCGACATCATCAGGGGGTCGGTGCGGTCGCGGACACAGCGCCCCGTCTATGCCCTTGTCGTGATCGAGGACGGCGAGGTGGTCGAGAGCACACAGGTGACGGCGTTCCGCCTCTCCCGCCTGGTCCGTACAGGGGAGCCCGATATC from Methanofollis fontis encodes the following:
- a CDS encoding potassium channel family protein; this encodes MSRVIPLWKRFTSSSRTRILFFLGLFTAYLLVFTVILHMVYPVWEGEAISWEEAVLFVVETVTTVGYGDLLPFESEYTILFTIVMIISGVFLIFMFIPLLLAPALSEHIRASPPRRLPAPMENHVVIVGSGEGIRALIESLEIADLPLVIVEEDRSRAEDLLQRYRKQAAIIWGDFSDAETWRNASIADAGSVVVCAREGVAASVILGVRGMTKARIIAVVDNLGYDRYLRYAGAEYVLSPKTVAGRILGRHAITGSPGETILGISRTAAETESGLSLLSLVSVPVMAGSRAVGRTFADLALPERYGISVLFFWKGGSFDRFPRGEDRIDASTMLFLLGREEDINRAFREEIAGEAQENEIAVIAGYGDVGRAAYRELRNAGVECTVIDRQDHRVNVIGEAEDEEALRAARIEEATTCIVALNDDNATVFTTLMARNLNPDLRILARANSHAAVDKLYLAGADYVSLLPTIGGQSIADIILAGIVRVLLDLPDGGRVVMRRALKRSEVRVKTVERRCGVRIAGIEGEGRALVGPAPDETVMQGDAVIAVGDPAAIRRFIRFI
- a CDS encoding RIO1 family regulatory kinase/ATPase domain-containing protein, with translation MPLSPEYVRRLHKYDLRVLLALERLMQRYEWVPDDVLRAAARLSEKELAFRLARLIEWDMVRHATVPYAGYALIFPGYDAIALHTLSQRGSVSALGSLIGVGKESEVFSGLGLGPVVLKFHHVGQQSFQAARKERGYMPEGAHCPWIFASARSAEQEYAALQRLSPDVAVPLPIDRSRHVIVMSEIPGATLNRCTLEAPEEVLDEVLENVRIAYRKGVIHGDLSEFNIMAGDDGVWLIDWPQWIATDHPNAEALLRRDLENVLRYFNRKYRIEYPTEEAVGVVIG
- a CDS encoding NAD+ synthase; translated protein: MIERIGCVMEAVDGMIRHAVWSAGAAGIVVGVSGGIDSAVAAAFAARAIGPERVVGLTLPSAVTRQEDIEDAENLCRAIGIEYRNLSIEPVMEAYRGYPGLTETPYLTGNLMARTRMAILYAVANREGRLVCGTSNRTEYLLGYCTKHGDAAADIQPILHLYKTEVFEVGREMGLPERILTRAPSAGLWAGQTDEAELGHSYPEIDSALQALEKNEWKAETAVQERVLARVRASGHKRTPPPHL
- a CDS encoding TIGR00269 family protein, which codes for MFDWVGAMQCSKCRREAVVLQRYSGLHLCRDHFIADLEAKAKREIRQKRMIVSGDVIAVALSGGKDSSALLRFLTRTFGERRDVSILALTVDEGIAGYRHPEQAHQIAEACGVPWHCVTFQEIAGTTTDRIVEMRGDALSCTYCGVIRRHCLNTAARDLGATKLAMGMNLDDEAQSVLMNVLRGDAERLIRRPAPLPGVVRRIKPFAGVPEREVALYAHLTIGRFEEASCPYAHNALRSDVRAILNEYAWRHPATKYALKNLGDQVPEICNAGEADLQVCPECGEPFSGVCRSCQLIREARGG